A stretch of the Luteimonas sp. JM171 genome encodes the following:
- a CDS encoding SET domain-containing protein-lysine N-methyltransferase, which yields MSKSKKTAKTKKTAKTKKPKKIEARLSSIHGNGIFATEDIAKGERVIRYKGALRTHEEVDEEYGGQEENGHTFLFTLNDTYVIDANVSANIARWMNHSCDPNCEAVVEEDDKGRPEKDKVYIEAIKDIAKGEELTYNYGIVLEERHTPKLKKLWGCRCGADNCTGTMLQPKR from the coding sequence ATGTCGAAGAGCAAGAAGACCGCAAAGACCAAGAAGACCGCGAAGACGAAGAAGCCGAAGAAGATCGAGGCGCGGCTCTCTTCCATCCACGGCAACGGGATCTTCGCAACCGAGGACATCGCCAAGGGCGAGCGCGTGATCCGCTACAAGGGCGCGCTGCGCACCCATGAGGAAGTGGACGAGGAGTACGGCGGCCAGGAGGAGAACGGCCACACCTTCCTCTTCACTCTCAACGACACGTATGTAATCGATGCCAACGTCAGCGCCAACATCGCGCGCTGGATGAATCACAGCTGCGATCCCAACTGCGAGGCGGTGGTGGAAGAGGACGACAAGGGTCGCCCCGAGAAGGACAAGGTCTACATCGAGGCGATCAAGGACATCGCCAAGGGCGAGGAGCTGACCTACAACTACGGCATCGTGCTCGAGGAGCGCCACACGCCGAAGCTGAAGAAGCTGTGGGGCTGCCGCTGCGGCGCGGACAACTGCACCGGGACAATGCTCCAGCCCAAGCGCTGA
- a CDS encoding HutD family protein — MVADLPAPQVLPAHEHRRERWRNGLGWTRQIMAWPAGDAHWLWRLSVAEIEQPAPYSTFPGVDREHVLLEGEGLRLRFGDGRLEALDPPGGRARFAGEVPVTGEPLGGRAVALNLMWRRDAFQAELLHRPLVGPMLFFAGGAETWLLYLRSGQARFDAASGLAPMAQGDAAVLAAPARRRFLLDGGGELLAMRLRLRTPG, encoded by the coding sequence ATGGTCGCTGATCTTCCCGCGCCGCAGGTGCTCCCTGCCCACGAGCATCGCCGCGAACGCTGGCGCAATGGTCTGGGCTGGACGCGCCAGATCATGGCCTGGCCGGCCGGCGACGCGCATTGGCTCTGGCGGCTGTCGGTGGCTGAAATCGAGCAGCCGGCGCCATATTCCACGTTTCCGGGCGTCGACCGCGAGCATGTGCTCCTGGAGGGGGAAGGGCTGCGGCTGCGCTTTGGCGATGGCCGGCTTGAAGCGCTGGATCCACCCGGAGGCAGGGCACGGTTCGCGGGCGAGGTGCCTGTGACCGGCGAGCCGCTCGGTGGCAGGGCGGTCGCTCTCAACCTGATGTGGCGAAGGGACGCCTTCCAGGCAGAGCTGCTGCATCGGCCCCTCGTGGGGCCAATGCTGTTCTTTGCCGGCGGGGCCGAGACCTGGCTGCTTTACCTGCGCTCGGGCCAGGCCCGGTTTGACGCGGCCAGCGGGCTCGCCCCGATGGCCCAGGGCGATGCCGCCGTGCTCGCCGCGCCGGCCCGCCGCCGCTTCCTGCTTGATGGCGGCGGCGAGCTCCTGGCGATGCGCCTGCGGCTCAGAACTCCAGGTTGA
- a CDS encoding cysteine desulfurase — protein MTPPVSAGAAQARAGGVDWEAIRADFPLLQRQVHGKPLVYLDSANTAQKPAAVIEAMDLFYRHSNANVSRAVHQLGSEATEAYEGARRRLAAFINARPDDLVLCSGTTFAINLVAYSWALPRLGAGDTILVSRMEHHANIVPWQLVAERTGAKIRVAEINQDGSLDLDALYRDMTPDVKLLAVTHVSNLLGTVNPVRDICREARRRGITTVVDGSQAMPHRQVDVAAIGCDFYAFTGHKMCGPTGTGALWARPGHLEAMPPFIGGGEMIKEVSFDGTVFNDPPHRFEAGTPNIAGFVGLGAAVDYLSGIGMAGIQAREAELLAHLTEEMDRVEGLRIIGRAPEKAAVVSFLVEGAHAHDLATLLDLEGVAVRSGQHCAHPLLQFYGVAATCRASLAFYNTHDEIEAFITALHKVRKLLG, from the coding sequence ATGACGCCGCCGGTCTCCGCCGGAGCTGCCCAGGCGCGCGCCGGCGGCGTGGACTGGGAGGCGATACGCGCCGATTTCCCCCTGCTGCAGCGCCAGGTGCACGGCAAGCCGCTGGTGTACCTGGACAGCGCCAACACCGCGCAGAAGCCTGCGGCGGTGATCGAGGCGATGGATCTGTTCTACCGGCACAGCAACGCCAACGTGAGCCGCGCCGTGCACCAGCTGGGCAGCGAGGCCACGGAGGCGTACGAAGGGGCGCGCCGCCGGCTGGCGGCCTTCATCAACGCCCGCCCGGACGACCTCGTGCTGTGCAGCGGCACCACCTTCGCCATCAACCTGGTGGCCTATTCGTGGGCGCTGCCACGACTGGGTGCCGGGGACACGATCCTGGTCTCCCGGATGGAGCACCACGCCAACATCGTCCCCTGGCAGCTGGTGGCCGAGCGCACCGGCGCGAAGATCAGGGTGGCGGAAATCAACCAGGACGGCAGCCTGGACCTGGACGCGCTGTACCGGGACATGACGCCTGACGTGAAGCTGCTGGCGGTCACCCATGTGTCCAACCTGCTGGGCACCGTGAACCCCGTGCGCGACATCTGCCGTGAAGCGCGGCGGCGCGGCATCACCACCGTGGTGGACGGCTCGCAGGCCATGCCGCACCGCCAGGTGGACGTGGCCGCCATCGGCTGCGACTTCTACGCCTTCACCGGCCACAAGATGTGCGGGCCCACCGGCACCGGCGCGCTGTGGGCGCGGCCGGGGCACCTGGAGGCCATGCCGCCCTTCATCGGCGGCGGGGAGATGATCAAGGAGGTCAGCTTCGACGGCACGGTGTTCAACGATCCGCCGCACCGTTTCGAGGCCGGCACCCCCAACATCGCCGGCTTCGTGGGCCTGGGCGCGGCCGTGGATTACCTGTCGGGCATCGGCATGGCCGGCATCCAGGCGCGCGAGGCCGAGCTGCTGGCGCACCTGACCGAGGAGATGGACAGGGTCGAGGGCCTGCGCATCATCGGCCGCGCGCCGGAGAAGGCCGCGGTGGTGTCGTTCCTGGTGGAAGGCGCCCACGCCCACGACCTGGCCACGCTGCTGGACCTGGAAGGCGTGGCGGTGCGCTCGGGCCAGCACTGCGCGCATCCGCTGCTGCAGTTCTACGGCGTTGCCGCCACCTGCCGCGCGTCGCTGGCCTTCTACAATACGCACGATGAAATCGAAGCCTTCATCACCGCCCTCCACAAGGTCCGCAAGCTGCTTGGCTGA
- a CDS encoding ComEA family DNA-binding protein: protein MNAIRTVIASLVLSLLMAGGAIASEKVNINTADAETLSRVLANVGPSKAEQIVAHRAANGPFKSADELAMVKGIGLATVERNRDRIEVGSGQRRAASPASSGSGSQR, encoded by the coding sequence ATGAATGCAATCAGGACCGTGATCGCCAGCCTCGTGCTGTCGCTGCTGATGGCCGGCGGCGCCATCGCCAGCGAGAAAGTGAACATCAACACCGCCGATGCCGAGACGCTCTCGCGGGTGCTGGCCAATGTCGGGCCTTCCAAGGCCGAGCAGATCGTGGCCCACCGGGCGGCGAACGGGCCGTTCAAGAGCGCCGACGAACTGGCCATGGTCAAGGGCATCGGCCTGGCGACCGTCGAGCGCAACCGGGATCGTATCGAGGTGGGGTCGGGCCAGCGCCGTGCCGCGTCGCCGGCATCGTCGGGCTCCGGGTCGCAGCGCTGA
- a CDS encoding GNAT family N-acetyltransferase: MAEEAAPPLRFRRATVADIDAVVALVTSAYRGDASRAGWTTEADLLDGPRIDPDVLRQDIERPRSIVLLAEAGSAPAPDGLMACAHVAVEDGAGYFGMFAVRPGLQGAGVGKAVLAECERIAADWQLPAMRMTVLVQRDELIGWYERRGYRRTGVFKPFPYGDERFGIPRRDDLRFEVLEKPLQ, from the coding sequence TTGGCTGAGGAGGCCGCGCCCCCGCTGCGTTTCCGGCGCGCCACCGTTGCCGACATCGATGCCGTCGTTGCGCTGGTGACCTCCGCCTATCGCGGCGACGCCAGCCGCGCCGGCTGGACCACCGAGGCCGACCTGCTCGACGGTCCGCGCATCGACCCGGACGTGCTGCGCCAGGACATCGAGCGGCCGCGGAGCATCGTGCTGCTGGCCGAAGCGGGCAGCGCGCCTGCGCCGGATGGCCTGATGGCCTGTGCGCACGTGGCGGTCGAGGACGGAGCGGGCTACTTCGGCATGTTTGCGGTGCGTCCGGGCCTGCAGGGCGCGGGCGTGGGCAAGGCGGTGCTGGCCGAGTGCGAGCGCATTGCCGCAGATTGGCAGCTGCCGGCAATGCGCATGACCGTGCTGGTCCAGCGCGACGAACTCATCGGCTGGTACGAACGTCGCGGCTACCGGCGCACGGGAGTGTTCAAGCCATTCCCCTATGGCGATGAGCGCTTCGGCATTCCCCGCCGCGACGACCTGCGTTTTGAAGTACTGGAAAAGCCCCTGCAATGA
- a CDS encoding TonB-dependent receptor: MLHRCIPVSRRPRRSALACALLLAGCPVANALAAPASDASVVDFDTVVVTAAGFEQKITDAPASISVITREDLERRQFGNLAQALGEVEGVDIGQGTGKTGGLNISIRGMPSAYTLVLIDGRRQNNGGDITPNGFGETANGFMPPLSAIERIEVIRGPMSTLYGSDAVGGVVNIITRSVPDTWSGSVGLNHTFQENRDYGSSSGANVYLAGPLASDRLGLAVRGSIHERGASDLSFEDGNVVSRRGAAAVEGRSTSWGARLTLTPNDFHEVSLDLDQGRQVYDNDDCQLGTLDGWGGNAVAGCTVPSDSASGYADELRFERTQAVLAHRGSLDIGHWESALTYKTTETEGRTIPGTIGLAWTNFPGIVGGAPRKLESTDLILDTRLVAPLGESHTLTVGGQYIDAEVEDGIAVDRFERSSWALFLEDEWRLGDALGFTFGGRYEDHDAFGGHFSPRAYLTWAASDSWTIKGGFSRGYRTPSVNQLHDGINGATAQGRTITIGSPHLQPETSDNFEIGFYFDNHAGFNANLTLFHTEFEDMISTGTPVPNCWAASGPNLPGCLDLGSGFTQDSFAQNTNVGEAESRGAEFAARWDFAPRWSIGSNWTWTDTEQKSGADRGAPFTNQANHIVNASLDWDATDTLSLWLRGEYQGERDRFTSLRDNLSASDRTILDGLGPLKSWTQFHLGGSWRASDRVTFNATIYNLLDKDFLEGGYYPLADGESGWGSYYAQIGRSTTGTIQEGRRLWLSVNLEF; this comes from the coding sequence ATGCTTCATCGCTGTATCCCCGTGTCACGTCGTCCGCGCCGCAGCGCCCTGGCCTGCGCGCTGCTGCTGGCCGGCTGCCCCGTCGCCAACGCGCTGGCGGCGCCGGCCTCCGACGCGTCCGTCGTCGACTTCGATACCGTGGTGGTGACCGCCGCCGGTTTCGAACAGAAGATCACCGATGCCCCGGCGAGCATCAGCGTCATCACCCGCGAGGACCTCGAGCGGCGCCAGTTCGGCAACCTGGCCCAAGCGCTGGGCGAGGTGGAAGGCGTGGACATCGGCCAGGGCACGGGCAAGACCGGCGGCCTCAACATCAGCATCCGCGGCATGCCCAGCGCCTACACCCTGGTGCTGATCGACGGCCGCCGCCAGAACAACGGCGGCGACATCACCCCCAACGGGTTCGGCGAGACCGCCAACGGCTTCATGCCGCCGCTGTCGGCGATCGAGCGCATCGAGGTCATCCGCGGGCCGATGTCCACGCTGTACGGCTCGGATGCCGTGGGCGGCGTGGTGAACATCATCACCCGCAGCGTGCCCGACACCTGGAGCGGCTCGGTCGGGCTCAACCACACCTTCCAGGAAAACCGGGACTACGGCAGCTCATCCGGCGCCAACGTCTACCTCGCCGGGCCCCTGGCCAGCGACCGCCTGGGCCTGGCGGTGCGGGGCAGCATCCATGAACGCGGGGCCTCCGACCTGTCCTTCGAGGACGGCAACGTGGTCAGCCGCCGCGGCGCGGCGGCGGTCGAGGGCCGCAGCACCAGCTGGGGCGCGCGGCTGACGCTCACCCCCAACGACTTCCACGAAGTCTCCCTGGACCTGGACCAGGGACGGCAGGTCTACGACAACGACGACTGCCAGCTGGGCACACTGGATGGCTGGGGCGGCAACGCCGTGGCGGGCTGCACCGTGCCCAGCGACAGCGCCTCGGGCTACGCCGACGAACTGCGGTTCGAGCGCACCCAGGCGGTGCTGGCGCACCGCGGTTCGCTGGACATCGGCCATTGGGAAAGCGCCCTCACCTACAAGACCACCGAGACCGAGGGCCGCACCATCCCCGGCACCATCGGCCTGGCCTGGACCAACTTCCCGGGCATCGTCGGCGGCGCGCCGCGCAAGCTCGAGTCCACCGACCTGATCCTGGACACGCGCCTGGTGGCGCCGCTGGGCGAGAGCCATACCCTGACGGTCGGCGGCCAGTACATCGATGCGGAAGTCGAGGACGGCATTGCCGTCGATCGCTTCGAACGCAGTTCCTGGGCGCTGTTCCTGGAGGACGAATGGAGGCTGGGCGATGCGCTCGGCTTCACCTTCGGCGGCCGCTACGAGGACCACGACGCATTCGGCGGCCACTTCAGCCCGCGCGCCTACCTGACCTGGGCGGCCAGCGACAGCTGGACCATCAAGGGGGGCTTCAGCCGCGGCTATCGCACCCCGTCGGTCAACCAGCTCCACGACGGCATCAACGGCGCCACCGCGCAGGGCCGCACCATCACCATCGGCAGCCCGCACCTGCAGCCGGAGACCAGCGACAACTTCGAGATCGGCTTCTACTTCGACAACCACGCCGGTTTCAACGCCAACCTCACGCTGTTCCACACCGAGTTCGAGGACATGATCAGCACCGGCACGCCGGTGCCGAACTGCTGGGCGGCCAGCGGCCCCAACCTGCCCGGCTGCCTGGACCTGGGCAGCGGCTTCACCCAGGACAGCTTTGCCCAGAACACCAACGTGGGCGAAGCCGAAAGCCGCGGCGCGGAGTTCGCGGCGCGCTGGGACTTCGCCCCGCGCTGGTCGATCGGCAGCAACTGGACCTGGACCGACACCGAGCAGAAGAGCGGCGCCGACCGTGGCGCGCCCTTCACCAACCAGGCCAACCACATCGTCAACGCGAGCCTGGACTGGGACGCCACCGATACGCTCAGCCTGTGGCTGCGCGGCGAGTACCAGGGCGAGCGCGATCGCTTCACCAGCCTGCGCGACAACCTCAGCGCGTCCGACCGGACCATCCTCGACGGCCTGGGCCCGCTGAAGTCGTGGACCCAGTTCCACCTGGGCGGCTCGTGGCGCGCGTCCGACCGCGTCACCTTCAACGCCACCATCTACAACCTGCTGGACAAGGACTTCCTCGAAGGCGGCTACTACCCCCTCGCCGACGGTGAAAGCGGATGGGGCTCGTACTACGCCCAGATCGGCCGCAGCACCACCGGCACCATCCAGGAAGGCCGCCGCCTCTGGCTTTCGGTCAACCTGGAGTTCTGA
- the sufC gene encoding Fe-S cluster assembly ATPase SufC: MLKIENLHASINGREILKGLSLELQPGQVHAIMGPNGAGKSTLGNILAGRDGYEITEGTVEFEGKPLLDLDPEERAAAGLFLAFQYPVEIPGVNNTYFLRSSLNAQRKARGEEELDSMQFLKLVREKLSVLHLDDKLLHRGVNEGFSGGEKKRNEIFQMAVLEPKLAILDETDSGLDIDALRHVAEGVNALRSPDRAFLVITHYQRLLEYIRPDVVHVLADGRIVESGGPELAEQLEEHGYAWVKDRIAPEVA, translated from the coding sequence ATGCTGAAGATCGAAAACCTCCACGCCAGCATCAACGGGCGCGAAATCCTCAAGGGCCTGTCGCTGGAACTGCAGCCGGGCCAGGTGCACGCCATCATGGGCCCCAACGGCGCCGGCAAATCCACCCTTGGCAACATCCTCGCCGGCCGCGACGGCTACGAGATCACCGAAGGCACGGTCGAGTTCGAGGGCAAGCCGCTGCTGGACCTGGATCCGGAAGAGCGCGCCGCCGCCGGCCTGTTCCTGGCCTTCCAGTACCCGGTCGAGATCCCGGGCGTGAACAACACCTATTTCCTGCGCAGTTCGCTCAACGCCCAGCGCAAGGCCCGCGGCGAGGAGGAGCTGGACTCCATGCAGTTCCTCAAGCTGGTGCGCGAGAAGCTCTCGGTGCTGCACCTGGACGACAAGCTGCTGCACCGCGGCGTCAACGAGGGCTTCTCGGGCGGTGAGAAGAAGCGCAACGAGATCTTCCAGATGGCGGTGCTGGAGCCCAAGCTGGCGATCCTGGACGAGACCGACTCGGGGCTCGACATCGACGCCCTGCGCCACGTGGCCGAGGGCGTCAACGCGCTGCGCTCGCCCGACCGCGCCTTCCTGGTCATCACCCACTACCAGCGCCTGCTCGAATACATCCGCCCGGACGTGGTGCACGTGCTGGCCGACGGCCGCATCGTCGAGAGCGGCGGGCCGGAGCTGGCCGAGCAGCTGGAAGAGCACGGCTACGCCTGGGTCAAGGACCGCATCGCACCGGAGGTGGCATGA
- a CDS encoding SUF system Fe-S cluster assembly regulator — translation MLRVTRMTDYATVVLTVLAARPDAVLSAAELAERAGLEAPTVSKVLKPLAQAGLVEGFRGAHGGYRLARPAEAISLVEVVEAMEGPLAMTECSLDDHECGIAHQCGVRANWRRINDVIAAALGAVSLAQMLEDAPIPPSPPPAAKRIPARLAGN, via the coding sequence ATGCTCCGCGTCACCCGCATGACCGACTACGCCACCGTGGTGCTGACCGTGCTTGCCGCACGGCCGGACGCCGTGCTCAGCGCGGCGGAGCTGGCCGAGCGCGCGGGACTGGAGGCGCCCACGGTGAGCAAGGTGCTCAAGCCGCTGGCCCAGGCCGGCCTTGTGGAAGGTTTCCGCGGCGCCCACGGCGGCTACCGCCTGGCGCGGCCCGCCGAGGCGATCAGCCTGGTCGAGGTCGTCGAGGCCATGGAAGGGCCGCTGGCAATGACCGAATGCAGCCTGGACGACCACGAGTGCGGCATCGCCCACCAGTGCGGCGTCCGCGCCAACTGGCGCCGGATCAACGACGTGATCGCCGCCGCGCTGGGCGCGGTGAGCCTGGCGCAGATGCTGGAAGACGCGCCAATCCCCCCCTCCCCCCCTCCCGCGGCGAAGCGGATCCCCGCCCGCCTCGCAGGCAACTGA
- a CDS encoding M23 family metallopeptidase, producing MDLPRDNGKPEPHRKDYARAARALTVWAIVLIAGAYLAAWAWEQPFMAKPRMGWELARMDPPETLSMPVRGVDASRIADTFGAPRGADRQHEGVDIFAPHGTDVLSATPGIVASIGERGLGGRQVWILGPARERHYYAHLDDWAEGLAVGDIVLPGTVLGTVGDTGNARGTPPHLHYGIYGAEGAYDSLPLLLAAAGRLERADGTR from the coding sequence ATGGATCTTCCACGCGACAACGGAAAGCCCGAACCACACCGCAAGGATTACGCACGCGCCGCCCGCGCTCTTACGGTGTGGGCCATCGTACTCATCGCCGGTGCCTACCTCGCCGCCTGGGCCTGGGAACAGCCCTTCATGGCCAAACCCAGGATGGGCTGGGAGCTCGCGAGGATGGATCCCCCCGAAACCCTCTCCATGCCCGTGCGCGGCGTCGACGCATCGCGCATCGCCGACACCTTTGGCGCCCCCCGCGGCGCCGACCGCCAGCACGAAGGCGTCGACATCTTCGCCCCCCACGGCACCGACGTCCTCAGCGCCACCCCCGGCATCGTCGCCTCGATCGGCGAACGCGGCCTCGGTGGCCGCCAGGTCTGGATCCTCGGCCCAGCCCGCGAACGCCACTACTACGCCCACCTCGACGACTGGGCCGAAGGTCTCGCCGTCGGCGACATCGTCTTGCCCGGCACCGTGCTGGGAACCGTAGGCGATACCGGCAACGCGCGCGGCACGCCGCCGCACCTGCACTACGGCATCTACGGCGCCGAAGGCGCCTACGACTCCCTCCCCCTCCTGCTCGCCGCAGCCGGCCGGCTGGAGCGGGCCGACGGCACGCGTTAG
- the sufB gene encoding Fe-S cluster assembly protein SufB, whose product MATQMIETLTPVEEPIANALVHEQLGRKYEAGFVTNIETDSLPPGLDEDTIRALSAKKGEPEWMLEWRLAAYRHWLTMPVPKWARLKIQPIDFQALSYYSAPKGPKYKSLDEVPQELLDTYDKLGVPLHERARLAGVAVDAVFDSVSVGTTFQKELREAGVIFCSMSEAIQEHPDLVKKYLGTVVPVGDNYFAALNSAVFSDGSFVYIPKGVRCPLELSTYFRINANHTGQFERTLIICEDKGHVSYLEGCTAPMRDENQLHAAVVELVALEDAEIKYSTVQNWYPGDENGVGGIYNFVTKRAECRGARSKVIWTQVETGSAITWKYPSCVLLGDDSVGEFYSVALTHHAQQADTGTKMVHVGKRTKSKIISKGISAGRGQNTYRGLVKVDRNAEGARNFTECDSLLIGKKCGAHTFPYIEVKNPTATVEHEATTSKISDDQLFYCRSRGISEEDAISLIVDGFCKSVFRELPMEFAIEAKALLDISLEGSVG is encoded by the coding sequence ATGGCCACCCAGATGATTGAAACCCTGACCCCCGTCGAAGAACCCATCGCCAACGCGCTGGTGCACGAGCAGCTCGGCCGCAAGTACGAGGCCGGATTCGTCACCAACATCGAGACCGATTCGCTCCCGCCCGGGCTGGACGAGGACACCATCCGCGCGCTTTCCGCGAAGAAGGGCGAGCCCGAATGGATGCTCGAGTGGCGCCTGGCCGCATACCGCCACTGGCTGACCATGCCGGTGCCGAAGTGGGCGCGCCTGAAGATCCAGCCGATCGACTTCCAGGCCCTGAGCTACTACTCCGCGCCCAAGGGCCCGAAGTACAAGTCGCTCGACGAGGTGCCGCAGGAGCTGCTGGACACCTACGACAAGCTCGGCGTGCCGCTGCATGAGCGCGCCCGCCTGGCGGGCGTGGCCGTGGACGCGGTGTTCGATTCGGTCTCCGTGGGCACCACGTTCCAGAAGGAGCTCAGGGAAGCCGGCGTGATCTTCTGCTCGATGTCCGAGGCCATCCAGGAACACCCGGACCTGGTGAAGAAGTACCTGGGCACGGTGGTGCCGGTGGGCGACAACTACTTCGCCGCGCTGAACTCCGCGGTGTTCTCCGATGGCAGCTTCGTCTACATCCCCAAGGGCGTGCGCTGCCCGTTGGAGCTGAGCACCTATTTCCGCATCAATGCCAACCACACCGGCCAGTTCGAGCGCACCCTGATCATCTGCGAGGACAAGGGCCACGTGTCGTATCTCGAGGGCTGCACGGCGCCGATGCGCGACGAGAACCAGCTGCACGCGGCGGTGGTCGAGCTGGTGGCACTGGAAGACGCCGAGATCAAGTACTCCACGGTGCAGAACTGGTATCCGGGCGACGAGAATGGCGTGGGCGGGATCTACAACTTCGTCACCAAGCGGGCGGAGTGCCGCGGTGCGCGCAGCAAGGTCATCTGGACCCAGGTGGAAACCGGCTCGGCCATCACCTGGAAGTACCCGTCGTGCGTCCTGCTGGGCGACGACTCGGTCGGCGAGTTCTATTCCGTGGCGCTCACCCACCACGCCCAGCAGGCCGACACCGGCACCAAGATGGTCCACGTGGGCAAGCGCACCAAGAGCAAGATCATCAGCAAGGGCATCAGCGCCGGGCGCGGCCAGAACACCTACCGCGGCCTGGTCAAGGTGGACCGCAACGCCGAGGGCGCGCGCAACTTCACCGAGTGCGACTCGCTGCTGATCGGCAAGAAGTGCGGCGCACACACCTTCCCCTACATCGAGGTCAAGAACCCGACCGCCACCGTCGAGCACGAGGCCACCACCTCCAAGATCAGCGACGACCAGTTGTTCTACTGCCGCTCGCGCGGGATCTCCGAGGAGGACGCGATCAGCCTGATCGTCGACGGCTTCTGCAAGTCGGTCTTCCGCGAACTGCCGATGGAGTTCGCGATCGAGGCCAAGGCGCTGCTCGACATCTCGCTGGAAGGCAGCGTCGGCTGA
- a CDS encoding non-heme iron oxygenase ferredoxin subunit has translation MTTDTEGWVRVCATSELLPGEMQTAWDGDTPILVFNHDGELYALEDRCSHEDFELSAGEFDPATGTIECVLHGAKFDVRDGRALCAPAYEPAIKFPVKVHDGAVWTRDDRD, from the coding sequence ATGACGACGGATACCGAAGGCTGGGTGCGCGTGTGCGCCACCTCCGAGCTGCTCCCCGGCGAGATGCAGACCGCCTGGGACGGTGATACCCCCATCCTCGTGTTCAATCACGACGGCGAGCTCTACGCGCTGGAAGACCGCTGCAGCCACGAGGACTTCGAGCTGTCGGCGGGCGAGTTTGATCCCGCAACCGGCACCATCGAGTGCGTGCTGCATGGCGCGAAGTTCGACGTGCGCGACGGGCGCGCCCTGTGCGCACCCGCGTATGAGCCGGCGATCAAGTTCCCGGTGAAGGTTCACGACGGAGCAGTCTGGACCCGCGACGACCGCGACTGA
- the sufD gene encoding Fe-S cluster assembly protein SufD has translation MSALLQSLASGFEDDAGRRAALETVLQDGLPGPRSEAWKYTPLRALERREFASADHAPEIDATLLEDIPAPRLVFVNGRHAPALSDMAGLDAGVETNLQASAAGGDDRYADRDAVFARLAASLAREGVQVKVPAGTRVEAPLHVVFVGAPQDGAELAWHLRHRIELGEGARLALIEHHLVAGDHRHLDNALMEIEVGAHGVLEHARIQSGSDGATAFLRTQATLQESAHYRRVDLELGGALSRHELNVQLVGDNARADANGVLLADGRRHLDTRLGIEHIARDTSSGLLWRGMATGRGRVVFHGGITIQAGADGTDAKLSNKNLLLAPNAEIDTQPVLVIHADEVEAAHGATVGQLDEEALFYLRTRGLSEREGRILLTEAFTREPLSAVEDPILREALEKQVVAKLQGVAG, from the coding sequence ATGAGCGCCCTGCTGCAGTCGCTGGCCAGCGGCTTCGAGGACGACGCCGGCCGCCGCGCCGCGCTGGAGACCGTGCTCCAGGACGGGCTGCCCGGCCCGCGCAGCGAGGCCTGGAAATACACCCCGCTGCGGGCGCTTGAGCGCCGCGAGTTCGCCTCCGCCGACCATGCGCCGGAAATCGACGCCACGCTGCTGGAGGACATTCCCGCCCCGCGCCTGGTCTTCGTCAACGGCCGCCACGCACCCGCCCTGTCGGACATGGCCGGCCTGGATGCCGGCGTGGAGACCAACCTGCAGGCGTCGGCCGCGGGCGGCGACGACCGCTACGCCGACCGTGACGCCGTATTTGCCCGGCTGGCCGCGAGCCTCGCCCGCGAGGGCGTGCAGGTAAAGGTGCCCGCGGGTACCAGGGTTGAAGCGCCCCTGCACGTGGTCTTCGTGGGCGCGCCGCAGGATGGCGCCGAGCTCGCCTGGCACCTGCGCCACCGCATCGAATTGGGCGAAGGCGCGCGGCTGGCGCTGATCGAGCACCACCTGGTAGCCGGCGATCACCGCCATCTGGACAACGCCCTGATGGAGATCGAGGTGGGCGCGCACGGCGTGCTCGAGCACGCCCGCATCCAGTCCGGGTCGGACGGCGCCACGGCGTTCCTGCGCACCCAGGCAACGCTGCAGGAGTCCGCGCACTACCGCCGCGTGGACCTGGAGCTGGGCGGCGCGCTCTCGCGCCATGAACTCAACGTCCAGCTGGTGGGCGACAACGCGCGGGCCGACGCCAACGGCGTGCTGCTTGCCGATGGCCGCAGGCACCTGGACACCCGCCTGGGCATCGAGCACATCGCCCGCGACACGTCTTCCGGCCTGCTCTGGCGCGGGATGGCAACCGGCCGCGGCCGCGTCGTGTTCCACGGCGGCATCACCATCCAGGCCGGCGCGGACGGCACCGACGCCAAGCTGTCCAACAAGAACCTGCTGCTTGCGCCCAACGCGGAGATCGATACCCAGCCGGTACTGGTGATCCACGCCGATGAGGTGGAAGCGGCGCACGGCGCCACCGTGGGCCAGCTCGATGAGGAGGCGCTGTTCTACCTGCGCACCCGCGGCCTGTCCGAACGCGAGGGCAGGATCCTGCTGACCGAAGCGTTCACCCGCGAGCCGCTCTCCGCGGTCGAGGATCCGATCCTGCGCGAAGCGCTGGAGAAGCAGGTCGTGGCAAAGCTCCAGGGCGTGGCGGGATGA